The nucleotide window AGCTGGACTTTGAGAGTCGTGCCAGTGCCATGCAAAAGCCTCGGAACGCTTTAAGAATCGGTCTCAGCGTCGGAGACGGCTCCTCTTTGCCCGCTTCTtaagacctcctcctcctcctcggttgGATCGAGAGAGGGGAGAAGAGGAGAGATGAGAGAGCTGCGGATGGGGAACGCGGAGGAGGCGGCGATGGAGCGGCAGATGATCCGGCGGGCGGTGGAGGACTGCCCGCGGCTGGCGCAGGACGAGAAGGAGCGGATCGACAAGGTGGCTCGGTTCGTGGCCAGGGACGGCGACCTGACCGAGACCATCCTCCTGAGGCTGCTCAAGATCACCAAGAACCAACGCCGCTGGGGGTTCATCTCGCCGGACCACCCCCACCACGGCTACTACCTGCGGCGCAAGATCTCGGAGCAGTGCCGGGCCATCCGGCCTCCCCGGTAGCTCCTCATCCTTCCGTACCTTTTAATGATTTCTTCCGTATCCACCGTCATATACTTCCAAGCTTCTCGTTCTAAAGAGAGCTACACTCCTCGGACAGGCATATGGTGATCACTGCAAGAGAGAGATGACGGGTTTCACGTCACTGTGACAGACAGTTACCTAATTAGCTACTCGTTCTTCGTCTCAAACTATTGTTCGTCTGGAAggaaatgaatgaatgaatactTCTGCTTGCCTTTGCTGGCCTCGATTGCTGCAAATGATCGATATAAGACACTGACGAGAATAGGTTTCTTGAGCTTCTTCTCGGCATTGGGTACTGCTACTCTGTTGCTGAGCATGGTCTTGTTttatgctcttcttcttctttagttataGATGGGCATAAACTGAGCAATTCCGATGTACTGCTCTTGACATCTGCTTGATCTTGAATGATATTTCCTGGTCCAAACATATTTGGAGAAGTCAATCTTTTGGTCTATGAAATATGTGAAGTGATCCAAATTTTTGTCATGCATCTTTCACATTAGAAGCATCAATGTCGCAAACTGACATGAACATCTCACTGATGAGACATACTTATCACATCTGAGACATGCGGAAAGAAGCATTGACCGATCGAAGCATTCTGATATCAACAAATAATCGAAGATTAACATTTCCAGGCATATGCACTTGTAATCTGTAACGACGTTGCATTGACCGTAAAGAGTTGAGTATTATCTTTCAAGACCGAAAAGCTTAAACCATGGACGCGGTAATTAAACTCTTCAGATTAAATACAGTGTCGCTAATAACAGTCTCGTCCACGCAAATTGGAAAATTTTACATCCAATGAAATCAACAAGAATCCACAAAGTTGAGTTTCTAATAAAGAGTACAAGTATTGTCAGGGATCGATCAGCCAAAATGTAGTTTGAATGTAGTTCGAACTGCAAGCTTACCTTGTTTGCTCTTCGCGCCTCACTTGTACCATCCAGCAAGAACATGCCTCAGCCAGAAACACAAGAGGCATGACAAAGCCTGTGAAGGAAAAATATACACATTGCATTCATAAGCGTACAAGCATCTGAAACAATGAATTTTAGTTTGTAACAATAACATAAAAGGCTGTTCTTCACCATCAGCATTCCACACAAAAATAACATCTACAAAATGGCCTTTGAGTTGTGCGGTGATCAGTATATAGTGTTTGAGAAGTTGGAACACAGGAAACAATTGTTGGGTGACTGGGGACTAGAGTTTTAATTATGACATAATCACAAGTTAGGAGTCTAACCAATATAAGATGCCCTAGTTAAATACTAATTTATTGTAAATCAGATGTCAGGCACTCAACTGAAGTACACTGGAGCCAATATTATTTCAATTGCACATGTAAAAAAGCACAAATTTTTGTATGAATCGAGTAACCTGGAAAATGAGAAGCCTGATGCATAGCATCTGTTCTGTGCACCGACCAAACAATCTAAGGAATAGGTTTACAAGGGTCCCATCCTTTGTCCCCGTCAAGAGTCCTGTTTGAGGATCAAATCTAAAAGAACAGAAGACTGCCAATGTCaggaaactagttaaaattaaatACTAAGTTTTTGCGGGAAAGAATACAGTCAAGATACCTTGGTAGGCGATGCCGTGGACAAGGAATTATCTTAAAAAGCTACAGGGAAAAAAGAGATAATAAATAATGAGATAATCATATAATAGAAATTAACATAGTTCAGAGTGCAAATGAATATTAAGAGCTTGAACAAACCTGAGGGCATGAATAAAGAAAATTCAAAACTTGAGGCAAGAAGAAAAGCAGAAGTGTCTCGCTGTAGATAGAAGAAACTTTAGGTTAGCATGAATTAGATGTATATACAACTTCATAATCATGTGCAATTGTGCATGCACAATAGACACAATGCAAACATATGCTTATTATCATATACAGTATACCAGGAACAAGCCGTGAACTTTACTGAACCAGCAGAAACGAGCAAATTAACTAAGTAAAATAAACAGATGGATAAACAGGAAACAGTTCAAGAAATGCATTAGATGACCATTGGTCACCTCTTAATTGGTCCAATTAGGGCATAGAAGCACAGAAAATCACCAAGAGCATGGTTTTGACATCTTGTCAAACTAGTATGGTACTGATATACCTAACAGTGTACTAACATATATAGtccaatcataaaaaaaatgaatacaCTGAACATACTGAATTATATGGTCTCGCACCAGCCGTTGGTCAGACCAATGTAGATACTTGTCCAATAGGATCTGAAACCTTGATCAAGAGTTTTtgcctcaaaagaaaaaaaaaaaaaaatttgtgttaTCATAGAAATATTGCCTATTTCCTTTGTCATGCTCCGAACAATCATCAAGGACCATAAACATAAGGTAGATTTATTTTAGAGTACAACTAGATTCAGTTATGATGGTGACCATTTAGTTTTAAAGTTTCTTTTTGCAGATATCCTTCATCCACTTTACAGGAACCATTAACATATTCTACTGTTCAAAGAGCAATGGTCTATAGAGGATTAACTAGAACTTACCTATCCTAGCTACATGATAAAACTGAAAGCAAATAAGAAAGATTGCAGGTTACCTGTAATGGCCAAGAATTCCAACTACAGCCAAAGCCATTCCAGCAAAGTAAGTGTAGGTATCGCCAACAAAGACTGATGAAGGATACCTGGCATTTAAATTGAACCAGTGGCATCCAGCTTTATTCAGATGAACTTTGTGGATACCGAGCTATGTAAACACACAAACATGAGACCCATAATAAAGTAATTATAACTACCAATTGTATGAAAGTAAAGCCAATGAAGTGGTCAGCAGAGGAAGGACAAGGTAAATAGAAAATGCATGAGCCTGCTGATATTCCGGGTCTGTAGATGCACCAATTTGCATGACATTATGAATTAAGACCTGAAATTGAACAATTCACCATTAGTTCCATCTcagaaataaaagggaagaagatatGTGATGTTTCATACGCTCTACTAACCGCGGCTGAAATTACAACAGTCTGCCCAGCTTCCAGGCCATTTAAACCAGCATGTATGTTGATGGAGTTTGTGCAAAAAACAGCTAACATACCCATATATAGCTTGTATATCCAACCTGTGCTTCCCACCCACACACACAAGAGGGAGAAAAAAGGAGCAAAACATTGTCATAACTCaaacataatttagaaaattgcCACACAGAAGTGGTAGCTACATATTATCCAGCAAACAATGTCTCTACAACCACTTTGAAATGATAACTGTTGTGCAAGAATATCTTCCTACAAAAAGTTCAATATTAGAAAATAATTTATTGGAATCAACTAATTTCTTATCAGGACAGCATGAACCATGTATATATTAGACTAATTAAGAATATTCAAAACTTGCATCCTTACAACTTCATTCCAACATAAAGGAACATGAAGTGGATACTCAGACTTCTGCATGTTCTTCATATGTCACTTTGCTTGATACTGTGTCATGATTTGAGGTAGAGTAATTCCTGCaggctaggttggggcctatgatATAACAAGTTAAAAGTAGGAATTGGACTTAATATTCATTTCTAGAATCAAATTTGTCCATGTAATTTTAGCTTAAATCTGTTAAGCTAAAATTAGTACATTTGGCATCTAATTTGTGAAATTTAGTACTAAAATACTAGGAGAGCTTGGGCCTCAGTACATCGGTAAAGTTGCTCACTTTGTGTCCTAGGAGACCAGGGTTCGAGTTATGGAAATAGTCTATTTAAATATTTAAGGGTAAGGCCGTGTACATTAACCCTCCCTAGACCGCATATTAGCGGGAGCCTCGTGTAAGGAGTATGCCCCCTTTTAGTACTAGAATACTAGGAATCAATTTGCGAAAAAGAAAGCTGTAACCTACTCATGATAAACTTAGTATATTTCTGCCTATTATTTCTATTGATAAAGTAATACAAATATTCAAAATCCTCAAGAAATTAAAGTGTATGGCTGAGGCGTCATGCACATGGTTTGTGTAGTTAGTAAAGTTTTCTTTCAAATTATTTTAAGTCATTTTATTAGGGAAACTCCCTCAAAAAAGAAAACTGCTTTAGGAAAGGAAAGTGTTCATTAGTCCTTATCTAGAAGCACGTTGCATGCACCTTTTCTTTCCCAACATCCTTTTCTTTATCTATAATCAAATGCAACGAGGAAATATGAAAACTGTTGAAATCATATTTGAATCGTTTTGGATTTGACACAGAAATGACCTCTGGATTCAAGCCTCAACAAACATTAACACTAAAACTTGATGgcatgatagtttagttccaatATTTCCTTAATGGCTTCTTGGCATTTCAGTCACTAAAAAATTATATGGACAACTGGCACATGCAAATAATTAATGTTAAAAGCTTCAATTATCAATTCCATAGAAAATTAATAATATGCCTTATGAATGCAAAAGTAATATTTATTGAACACCAAAGTGACAGATGGTGAAGTAAAGCTCTAAAACATCTTGACTATCCAACTAGAAGAGTACCTAAATCCAGAACAGCTGCTCCAACATATTGAATGAGGGGCTTCGGTATGATGATGGTAGTATGCCCAGCATATGCCATCAACAAGGGAAGAGCTGCAAATGAGGGCAGCACCAATTTtctgctcatcagaagagaaaagaaaattagcTTGCATATAAAAACTTGAGAATTGCAGAGACAACCAACTTCCAAGCACAAAAGAGACAGTCAAGTGGATGAGGACAGTTAAAATAAAATATGCAAATCCTGGATGAATAAACTATGATTATGCTGCTCAAGTGGATCATACGCTCTCCATGGGACATCAAGAACATCATCCACAAATCCTAGAAGAATCATGAAGCAGATAGATGCTAGTGCCGCATTGTATTCGACGAGCCACTGCATCGAATAAAGGCAGCTCAGCAAAGAATATACTCAAATTCACTATTGTCaagaatataaaatattaggCATTTTTTGAAAGACTTGCAATAAGATAGCTTCTCCTATGAGGATGAAAACTAGATTGTCACATAATAATCGAAGTTTGACTTGAGCACCAGTATCATCTGAACTAGAGTTGTCCACATCAAAATATGCACTAAACATTTCCAAATGGCTGACCGATCATATTTGGCATAACACACCAAAACATCATCACTGAATCAGAATATGAAGGTCACATGAACACCTTGAAATTTTTTAGCACCTCTAGATAGGATGGGGAAACATTTAAAGTTCCAAATTATTTGACTTCCACTCGACCAATCCTTCCAATATCAAATACAATAGAATGATGAAATATAGGAGTGCAACCATAAATGTCCATGCTTGATCTCTATAATTAAGAAGCTGATAAGGTGACATGTAATGAGAATTAGATGTACCACTCGTCCAAGTGCAACAAAGACCTGGCATGGACGGATAAAGTAAGCATAGTGCAACATTAACTGTAAGTTACTGCTATGCCCTGGCATATGATTATAATTCACTATGAGAACCTAAGCAGGCTCACAAGCAATCATACTATCTGACCACATTTTTCCCCAAACCCACTTACACATCTACTACTCATTTCCTATCTAACACCTTGAAAAACTCAACACACCACATTGAACAAACTCCTTTTGTCTCAATTGCTTGTAGAAATCTGGTATTTCTCAACAGCAAAGCTAACAAACTTGAAGGCAATCTCCCCTTAAAGAACAGAATGATGCTGCAGTATATTGGAAGCATTAGAACCTTTTGTCCTTCATCTTCGGATTTCAAGATATCCAATTTGAACTGTCTTTTATTTACTTTCTGTATACTAATTCCTAATATTAAATCCATTAGATCATTTATTTGATTTCTTCAAACCTTTTTATCAAGTCCAATTAAATATCTTGCATGCACACTTAATCAGGCCCTACTTTTCATGCTTGAGCTTTAGTATTGTTAGGTAATCCATGACAATGGTGGCAAAGAACATCCTTTTTTCATACCAAAATTCAGGTTAAAGATGACATAGTTTCAAAATTATAGTTTTTCCTATGCTTCTGATAAAactattttataattatgaatgTATGTGCCAACAGTAGTTATAACACAGTAATTTCATATCACAACAGAAATATAACAAAGAGTCTCCAGATTAATTTTGTTGATAATTTTTTGTACTTGTCCAGAAAATTCATTTCAAGGAAAAATTAAACCGAAGGTACATAATTCATATCTAAGAAGCAATGCTGTCCAACAGAAACTATGATTGCAGGTTTCATCGAACAAATATACATACATTGGAGTCTGAAGTGAAGTTGAAATGCTGAAACAGTATAGCAATAACCAAGTAGACAATTCCAATAACAATACCCAAAGATTCAGGCCTGGAAGTCCATACAAgaaattattagattttttatgcATAAAACAAGGGAACAAGAACAATAAGCTAACCTACAAATccaaaaatatcaaaagaatatACATGTCCATATTAATTTCAGATGCTGCATCGATAAGCTCATGTAAGAAAAAACATTATTTTTCTCCCTACAAGCTCAGGGTTACATATTCCGTACAATGTTCAATGCTGATAATTCAGCTAACATTAGCAATGATgttaaatctatgagagatttaATATTTTACTGGCAAAATTAATTAGTTCTGAAGTACAAAAACAAATATATAGACACCACATATATTTTATGGATGTGTTTGACAAAAGAAGCAAATATTAACTGATTTCCAATCAACCAAAATTGCCATGTAGCCATTTTCAAattataacttcaaattaaataaaGATGACAAAAGGTAATAATAACGTCAGCAGTGCTGAATCACAAAATAACACTTGTAGTGATAAAAAAAGTGACTTCCCACTATTCTGGCTATTTCTGATTCTAGACACAAGAAACTGACAAAGTACGAGTAAAAACTAAAGATAATTTGAACAAAAAAGCACAAGAAAAGCCAGATTTTTACAAAAGCAATATGAGTTGGATGAgccaaacttataaaataattgtCATGTCGTCGATATATATAGTAAGTCCATCATGGTTTATCTTCTGTAAGTTGCAAATGTAAAATTTATAAGCAGGTTCGATACATATATTGGATAGCTATGATCACAAACCTAACTGGTAAATAAATCAGTTACCATAACAAATAGTTAATTAATTGGCTCATGCCTTGCCATGTAACATGTAAAATTCAAATTTCTTGTTATGTACATATCAGCCACAAATATGAATAACATGACCAACCTCAATACATAAGAATCAATGCATTAAACCTGCACATGGACACTTCATACATGGATTGATATAGCTCCCCACATAAATTTGTCAAAACTAGACGAGAAATCACTAGGTATAGAGTTATATCCAATTTTTATCCCAACATGGGACAATTCTGTTTGTTGGTCTCTAGAAGTTGaaaaacctttttctttttaagttgtaTGCAGAAAACTCCATGTGCAACTATTAGTAAACTAGTTATTATGAAGGATCAAAGTGCAGTTGGAGCAAATAGTAGCATCCAAATCAAAAATCTAGCAAGGTCATACTATGCTCCTGGTTTGAAAACGACATCAACTTGGAAAAGAAAATTTGTACTTTTAAATTTCAAAAGACATGAAAATTGATGGCCTAGCTCATGTCACCTTATGCTCAGGTGTGGTTTCTTGGTGACATCCCACAGAGTTTGCAGATCAAGTTTAATCATTCTCCATTTttagattcttctttaatcaaaCATTCAGGAATATAAGGAAAGTGGAAATTTGTTTGTAAATGAACGTACATTATCAACCTAACAGTCACATCGTTGCAAAGATTTTGCAAGTTTTACTCAAACCATCCGTGGAATATACAAACCTCATCTTAGCAGTAATGAAAACAAGATAAAAGATAAAGTTGAGTACAAATATGCATATATTTGCgagataattaattaattttatgcaATTAACTCTTGGAAATAACAAATTAAACCATTAATAGATAGGAAACCAGCGTGATATATACACCATAGATTAGCACGTAACATCCGGTTTCACAGAAGCAAACCAAAATCTACGTAGGAGTTTAAGAAATCGACAGGGTTAGAGAAGGAAAAAACCGACACTTTGATGGTGCCCTGCGGTGTGCCCTTCTTGTTGATGTCGAACCCGTAGAGATTGCGTCGCAACACGTAGCGTGCCGCCACGGGGATCATCCGGACGGCCAAGACGAAGGCGCCGAAGCTCATAGCGGCGTTGATAGCGATGGATCGGCGCAGGTCGGGCTCGATCTGGTACTTGACGAATACGAGGtagaagaaagagaggaagaacGCGGCAGCGACGGGGATGATGAGACCAAACTTCGGAGGGGCCAGAGGATCCGGATGCGGGGGCTTCGCCTCCACGGACCGCACCTCCGGCGGGATCTCCGAGGGTTTCGAGGTCGGCTTCCGGCGAGTCGCCATGGCGGCGGCGCAGAGACGATGTGGTGACTCGCGGGTACGGGTTTGGAACAAAAGGAGGCGCCTCGACGTCAGATCTAACGGTAGGATCCGACCCTTGATAAGGGAGGGAGACCTTCCTACGTGCTTGGCGGTGATTGGATACACGACGTATCAACGTACGTGGCAATTTGGCGGGGGCCATGCCAACTCCAATTGGCCAATAAAATCGAACCACGTTATACTTTCATCCGGTTTTGGGGTGaatttttaattcaaaaaaaatcaattttagctatctaatcctaattaaatttaatattatatttcaatATATTAATCAGGTCGTTTATCGGGTTTGGATATAATTATAAGACATCCGACCCGTTATTATTTCCACCTATAGCTTCGAAGCCCACGAGCCCATCTTGGCTCGATTTCTATAAAGCCCATAATGTGTTCGAGGAAAAGCCGCCTGTTTTGCTGCTGCGATTTTGGAGCAACGCAAAACCCTTTCCCTCTTTCCCTCTCTCGTCTCCTTCGCTTCGTCATGTCTTCTTCGTCGCTTCCCGACGAAGTCGTCAAGAACCGGTGGCTTGGGTTTCTGATCTGGCAGTCCATCACGTCTGCCGTCATccacctctcctcctccctcctcctccaccgcctcggccgcggctcctcctcctccgccgccgcgacTCTCTTTGCTTTCCTCGCCTtccacctctccctcctcctcctctccctcgccATCTTTCTTCTCTCCACTCCCCATCCCGACCCCTCCGCCTCCCTCCCCGAccttgccgccgccaccctacgcgCTTCTCTCAAGTCCCTCGTCGGCGGCTTCTCCCGTCCATCCTTCACCGCCGACTTCGCCCACCGGGCCCGGCGCTCGCTCGCTTCCGGTGTTTTCCTGTTGGTTTGTGGCGTTGCGGGATTCCTCTCGGTGGTGGCCGTCTGCGGGAATGCTGAGGTGGTGGACGGGGCGAGCCTGGTTGGCGTG belongs to Musa acuminata AAA Group cultivar baxijiao chromosome BXJ1-11, Cavendish_Baxijiao_AAA, whole genome shotgun sequence and includes:
- the LOC108951774 gene encoding uncharacterized protein LOC108951774, with product MRELRMGNAEEAAMERQMIRRAVEDCPRLAQDEKERIDKVARFVARDGDLTETILLRLLKITKNQRRWGFISPDHPHHGYYLRRKISEQCRAIRPPRHMVITARER
- the LOC135584728 gene encoding uncharacterized protein LOC135584728, yielding MATRRKPTSKPSEIPPEVRSVEAKPPHPDPLAPPKFGLIIPVAAAFFLSFFYLVFVKYQIEPDLRRSIAINAAMSFGAFVLAVRMIPVAARYVLRRNLYGFDINKKGTPQGTIKVPESLGIVIGIVYLVIAILFQHFNFTSDSNWLVEYNAALASICFMILLGFVDDVLDVPWRAKLVLPSFAALPLLMAYAGHTTIIIPKPLIQYVGAAVLDLGWIYKLYMGMLAVFCTNSINIHAGLNGLEAGQTVVISAAVLIHNVMQIGASTDPEYQQAHAFSIYLVLPLLTTSLALLSYNWYPSSVFVGDTYTYFAGMALAVVGILGHYSETLLLFFLPQVLNFLYSCPQLFKIIPCPRHRLPRFDPQTGLLTGTKDGTLVNLFLRLFGRCTEQMLCIRLLIFQALSCLLCFWLRHVLAGWYK